The following proteins are co-located in the Vidua macroura isolate BioBank_ID:100142 chromosome 1, ASM2450914v1, whole genome shotgun sequence genome:
- the LOC128817928 gene encoding prolactin-releasing peptide-like: MWHPISWTPRAQWSPNHLKLVTVYVLMLLVSLSFASGQSRPFKHQIDNRSPEIDPFWYVGRGVRPIGRFGKRQLRSSHSSLRPVSRHLDFILNALWKQKSLDTEDNEW; the protein is encoded by the exons ATGTGGCATCCAATCTCCTGGACACCACGTGCCCAGTGGTCACCAAACCACTTAAAGCTAGTCACTGTCTATGTCCTGATGCTCTTGGTGTCGCTCAGCTTTGCTTCGGGACAGAGCAGGCCATTTAAACATCAGATAGACAACAGAA GTCCTGAGATCGACCCTTTTTGGTATGTGGGCCGTGGTGTTCGCCCCATTGGTCGCTTTGGGAAGAGGCAGCTGAGAAGCAGCCATAGCAGCCTGAGGCCTGTGAGCAGACACCTGGATTTCATCTTGAATGCTTTGTGGAAGCAAAAATCATTGGACACAGAGGACAATGAGTGGTGA